The Ictidomys tridecemlineatus isolate mIctTri1 chromosome 6, mIctTri1.hap1, whole genome shotgun sequence genome includes a region encoding these proteins:
- the Igfbp6 gene encoding insulin-like growth factor-binding protein 6, which produces MTPYRLLPPLLLLTLLLAARPTGALAQCPGCGQGMQAGCSGGCAQEDEGQPAEGCEETGGCLRREGQQCGVYTPNCAAGLQCQPHKDEEAPLRALLLGRGRCSPARAAAENPKESKPQGGTTHPQDVNRRDHQKNPGTSTTPARHNPGGVQETEMGPCRRHLDSVLQQLQTEVFRGSHTLYVPNCDHRGFYRKRQCRSSQGQRRGPCWCVDRMGQPLPGSPDGNGSSLCHTGGSG; this is translated from the exons ATGACCCCCTACAGGCTACTGCCACCACTGCTGCTGCTAACTCTGCTGCTTGCTGCCCGCCCAACAGGCGCCTTGGCGCAGTGCCCAGGCTGCGGGCAGGGGATGCAGGCGGGATGTTCTGGGGGCTGCGCGCAAGAGGATGAGGGACAGCCGGCGGAGGGCTGTGAAGAAACCGGGGGCTGTCTCAGGAGAGAGGGGCAGCAGTGTGGGGTCTACACCCCTAACTGCGCCGCGGGACTACAGTGCCAGCCGCACAAGGATGAGGAGGCGCCTTTGCGAGCGTTGCTCCTGGGCAGGGGCCGCTGCAGCCCGGCCCGGGCAGCCGCTG AGAATCCGAAGGAGAGTAAACCCCAAGGAGGCACCACTCATCCACAGGACGTGAACCGCAGAGACCACCAGAAGAATCCAGGGACCTCCACCACTCCTGCTCGGCACAATCCTGGGGGTGTCCAAGAAACTGAGATG GGCCCCTGCCGCAGACACCTGGACTCAGTGCTACAGCAACTCCAGACTGAAGTCTTCAGAGGGTCTCACACCCTCTATGTACCAAATTGTGACCATCGAGGCTTCTATCGGAAGCGGCAG TGTCGTTCCTCCCAGGGACAGCGCCGAGGCCCCTGCTGGTGTGTGGATCGGATGGGCCAGCCTCTACCTGGGTCTCCAGATGGCAATGGAAGCTCCCTCTGTCACACAGGGGGCAGTGGCTAA
- the Soat2 gene encoding sterol O-acyltransferase 2: protein MEPMGTHLRRREGLGGEPEERPSGEGNTETHRAPDLLQWTRHMEAVKMQLLEQAQEKLVELLDRAIWEAIQSHPPQDRPLSSPHPAPLSKTQKPSFGRRKVFVVRKSLLDELMEVQHFRTIYHMFIAGLCVFIISTLAIDFIDEGRLVLEFDLLIFSFGQLPLALVTWVPMFLATLLAPYQALRLWARPRAGGAWMLRAVLGCVLLAAHAAVLCVLPIHVAVKHELPPASRCILVFEQVRLLMKSYSFLREAVPGTLRARGREGIWAPSFSSYLYFLFCPTLIYRETYPRTPSVRWNYVAKNFAQALGCVLYACFILGRLCVPIFANMSREPFSTRALLLSIMHATLPGIFMLLLIFFAFLHCWLNAFAEMLRFGDRMFYRDWWNSTSFSNYYRTWNVVVHDWLYSYVYQDGLWLLGGRGRGAAMLGVFLVSAVVHEYIFCFVLGFFYPVMLMLFLVIGGLLNFTMNDRHTGPAWNVLMWTLLFLGQGIQVSLYCQEWYARRHCPLPQTTFWGLLTPRSWSCHA from the exons ATGGAACCAATGGGGACTCATTTGCGGAGGAGAGAAGGGCTGGGAGGGGAACCGGAGGAGCGACCCTCTGGAGAAG GAAACACTGAGACGCACAGAGCCCCAGACTTGCTGCAATGGACCCGACATATGGAG GCAGTGAAGATGCAATTGTTGGAGCAAGCACAGGAAAAGCTGGTGGAGCTGCTGGATCGGGCCATATGGGAGGCCATACAATCCCACCCGCCACAAGACAGACCTCTGTCCTCCCCTCACCCAGCTCCCTTAAGCAA GACCCAGAAGCCATCCTTTGGGAGACGGAAAGTTTTCGTCGTCCGCAAATCCTTGCTTGA TGAGCTGATGGAGGTGCAGCATTTCCGTACCATCTACCACATGTTTATTGCCGGCCTGTGTGTCTTCATCATTAGCACCCTGGCCATCGACTTCATTGATGAGGGCAG GCTGGTGCTGGAGTTTGATCTGCTGATCTTCAGCTTCGGACAGCTGCCCCTGGCGCTGGTGACCTGGGTCCCTATGTTCCTGGCCACTCTGCTGGCGCCCTACCAGGCCCTGCGGCTGTgggccaggcccagggcagggggCGCCTGGATGCTGAGGGCGGTCCTGGGCTGTGTGCTGCTGGCTGCCCACGCTGCGGTGCTCTGTGTGCTCCCAATCCACGTGGCAGTGAAGCATGAGCTCCCGCCAGCCTCGCGTTGCATCCTAGTCTTTGAGCAG GTCAGGCTCCTGATGAAAAGTTACTCCTTCCTGAGAGAGGCTGTGCCTGGGACCCTTCGTGCCAGAGGAC GTGAGGGCATCTGGGCTCCCAGTTTCTCCAGCTACCTCTACTTCCTTTTCTGCCCCACACTCATCTACCGGGAGACTTACCCCAG GACACCCAGCGTCAGGTGGAATTACGTGGCCAAGAACTTTGCCCAG GCCCTGGGCTGTGTGCTCTATGCCTGCTTCATCCTGGGCCGCCTCTGTGTTCCTATCTTTGCCAACATGAGCCGGGAGCCCTTCAGCACGCGGGCCCTGCTGCTTTCTATCATGCATGCCACTCTGCCAG GCATCTTCATGTTGCTGCTCATCTTCTTCGCCTTCCTGCACTGCTGGCTCAATGCTTTTGCAGAGATGCTGCGGTTTGGAGACAGGATGTTCTACAGG GACTGGTGGAACTCAACATCCTTCTCCAACTACTACCGCACTTGGAACGTGGTGGTCCACGACTGGCTGTACAGCTACGTGTATCAGGATGGGCTGTGG CTCCTTGGTGGCCGGGGCCGAGGGGCAGCCATGCTGGGCGTGTTCCTGGTCTCTGCAGTGGTGCATGAGTACATCTTCTGCTTTGTCCTCGGATTCTTCTACCCCGTCATGCTGATGCTCTTCCTTGTCATTGGGG GGCTACTGAACTTCACAATGAATGACAGGCACACGGGCCCCGCGTGGAATGTGTTGATGTGGACCTTACTCTTTCTGGGCCAGGGCATCCAAGTCAGCCTGTACTGCCAGGAATGGTATGCACGACGGCATTGTCCCCTGCCCCAG ACAACCTTCTGGGGGCTGCTGACACCTCGATCTTGGTCCTGCCATGCCTAG